TATGGCAATATAGCCAAATAAGGGCAAGCCTGCGTTCTTATCATTTTATCACAGTGCCCCAAGCAAGGGCTAGTCGCGTTCCCCTCAGTCCACCCCGCCCGGGCACTGCCTCCATGCTCCTCCCTGTGAGGAAAGTGTGTTGATCATTTCTTCCCAGCTAGCACTTCTGGAGAGGTCTGGGACCGAAGTGAACAAAGGTCTCATGCCTCTTCTCTGTGGCCTCTTTGATAGTGTGGTTGATTTGGATTAGAgaagtgttgatttttttttccatttttgagaTTTCTAGGCGTCTTGATTTCTATTCATCCTGCTAGTCTTGATTCTCTGATTAGGAAGCACACAGAGAGTAAGAACTGGCTGGACACTAGCTGGTAggagggctggggtctgggcctCCTGGTCACATCAGCAGTGTGTGCTCTTCCTGCACCTGTCTCTGCACCTTCCTGCACACGGAGCACAGGAGCCCTGCTCCCCCGCCCGACCTGTGCCATGTGCACTGCCCCTCAAGGTCCACCGGCCGAAGCATCCCCCTCTGGGATCTGGGGACCTTCTATGCCACTGTGACCCTGATCTTGCAAATGTTCACAGTGACCCTTGCTGCTTCGTGCTAAAACAGTTAATAAATCTCTTGTTAATAAGCCCAGCCTAGGGTTCCTTGACCCTCAAAGAGCCATAATCACACTGACATGGCAATTAGTTAAACAGCTGGCATTCTCAAAGACCAAAATCATGAGCATTGGAATGGACGTTTGGCAAAATTTCAGTGAAACTGCCCGGGGAAACAATTTTGCTGCAGCTGAATTAGACATGCTCTGAAATGATAAAGGTAAATAGCATAACCTCCTTAAACTGCCGGACTTCAAAGATACCTGTTCAAGGGTTAACAGAGACCTCAGATAACTGGGGGGTGAACGGTGGACGAAGCACATGAGAAACAGAGGTCGGCAGCTAATACAACATGTCCTGTTTGCCTGCGTGAAAGCTGAAAAATCACTTGTGGAATGTTCTGGACTCATCTCTGCGGGTGCCTGGCTGCCACTGAATTTCCCTGGGATGAGGTGGCCCGCAGTTGTTTACCTGGGACGTGGGGATGCGGTGGTGGTAACATCCGAGGGGAACAAATGAGCCAAACTACGAACGCCCTGATGACAGGACAGAGCAGTGGGGACCTGGCGTGCGTGTGTCTGGGGCACGGGGGTGATGTGTTGCGGGAGACTGAGGCATCCTTGAGTATTTCACATGCTGTCTTTAAACAGGCAGAGACCATCTAAATCTCTGTCAGCCACCCCCCTCTCACTTCTCCCTTTGCTGATTCCGGGACCCGTTGTGTCTGCCTTCTTGGATTCAGAGCACTGACTACGTGCTATCCTGTGGCTGCACCATCTGTTCTGCTGCTCAGACGgctatatgcgtgtgtgtgtgtgtgtgtgtgtgtgtgtgtgtgtgtgtgtgtgtgtgtgtacaggggAAGGTACTTCGTCTCAGCAGCAAGCCTGACCAGAATCTCGTGTGAAGATGTTCATATGTCACTGCCGTTATTTACCCCCAGGCAGGAGACACAGGCCCAGTTAGAAACtgcagtttccaaatattttgcccatttcaCCTAAACCagctacaaaaacaaacaaataacaacaacaacttcAAGTGCAAGGGCTCCAGATGTTGCTTTTCGAGGTTGATGATTTTCAGAATTAAGACTGGAAACAAGACGGCTACACGttaggaggcagggggagggcaaAGGGACTGCTGAGTGCGGGACattctgccccttcctctgcccctgggCCTCGAGCTCGCGGCCAGGCAGGGCTCTTGGGCCCCACAGAGCCATGCTGGTCAGACTGCCTGGCTGCTGGACTCCTGTATCCTAGACTCCAAGGGTGGCTGAACCCCGGGGCGCTGGATATCCCAAGGGCAGGAATGTGCTCagaacctcccctccccagcgCCCGGCCGTGCGTGGTCAGAGCAGACAGTCACAAGTGAACATCGCTGTAGGAATGGGTAAGAAAGGAGTGAGCCAGTGAGCAACCCGGGCCAACCAGCCGTTTGGGTCTGCTCAGGTCCCTCCAGACAGTCAGGGCCCCCGCTGGACATCAGTGCCTCCCGCCCAGCACGCCACCCTGCAGCCTTGCGCCGTCTTGCTCCACAGCCCCCAGCAGCATCTGACGTGGtatattttacttgtttgtttcccCGCTGAAAGgtaagctccttgaagacagggaTTTTCCCTTGTTTTGGCcatgctgtgtccccagcacctagaacagtgcctgacacacagagaACCGTTGGCAGACTTTGTGGCACGAGTGAAgggctgtctctgtctctctaggATGGAGGCCCCCTGTGGCCTTGCTTCCTGAGCGCCCTCACCCTCCGAAGCACTGCATCAGGTAGGAGGCCTGACAGCGCCAGGATGGCAGGGACGTGCCAGGGCATCCTTACTTAGGGCAACCTTGGCGATGCCCCCGCGTTTACACTGGGCCTGAGAAACATGTACCAGCCTTTCCCGGGAAGGAGACTCCCCCATACCTCCCAAATGCCCGAGTTCGGTGTTAAAATGACCAACGAAATGCTCTTCACCAGCACAAGAGTCTGCTTTCGGCTGAAGAAGAAGCTGACAATTTCAATCAAAGGACCCGGCCTTGTAACACTTCAAGGTTTACActcaaaccaaagaaacaaacagaaaatcaaaatgcTGAGTCATTCTACCTCCAGTGTGAAGCAGGCCCATGTTCTGTAACCTGTTATGTAATTCACACTCTGACTCCTCGTTTTGAAAGCAGCTCTGCTCACATCAGTCCTTGATTCAACAAGTTTTGGAGTTTACTCCCCTGGCCTGGGGAATAAAGCTCCGGCCCCTTGACCCAGCGTCCAGAGGCCTTTCCATCCCGGCCTCTGACCACTGAGTCCTGATATATACCTGGCCCTGACCCTGCACCCCAGCTGCAGCCCAGCCCGTCCgcccctctctcctgctgcctcctcacACCCCACTCTGGTTTTCATAATGGTCTCTCTCCCACTTGGATGCTGGGAACAACATCAGTGTCACCACACCGGCCCACATGCCGGACCCCTAGACATCGAGCTTGTTCGACTGGCCTGGCCTCCACTGGCGCTCCATCCTGTCCTCGACCGAGAGACAGAGTGGTATTTCTAAAGATCCAGTCTGATGGCTTCTCTGCCCTCCCACAACAGTCACACAAGAACCCACACCTCTCGGCACGGTGTGGGAGGGCCACAGGGTCCATTTCTGCCCACCACCAGGAGGACCAGCAGCTTGTCTTCAAAGAGGCTGCTCCTTGGTCATTTCCTCCAAGAACCTTtccacctgccccaggacctgCACACCTGGGCTTCTCCCCAGGTCCCCTGCACACACACTCCCCCCACTGGACTATCTGACTCCCTTGCTGGGATGCAGGCTTCTTAAGGATGGGGACCATTTATGACTGTATCCCTGCGGAGATGTGCAATAACCATTTCCAGAAAGAACAACCCTCCAGAGTGTGACTGCTCTGCTCCTCGGTTAGACTTTGAATGTTATAGGTGCAGGACCCCATCCAGAGCCTGCCTGTCTGGGCCTTGTAGGACGGCAGACGGAAGGCACCAGAGCCCTTTCCCCTGTCTCGGCTCAGTACGTCTGCTGGCGTTTCTGAGGCAGAATCAACGGGCTAGCTTCCAGGAGCCAGGGACTACAATAGGCAGAGGGAAACATCTGTCACCACTGACTCGTTCGCTTTTTTGGCAGCCGCGTGAGAGCAGAAGGTCCCAGCGTTTGCTCATGAAAAGAGGTCACTACTAACAGGAATTCCTGACAGAACTTCCGACAAGGCGGCAAGTGCCCCAGATCTACTCTGGCTGTTTGTGCTGGCCCGGGCAGGCCCCTGGGATCCGAGGAGCCGTCCTCCTTCCTGAGATCAGAGGGGTTGGGAGGCTGTGTGCCGTCCCTCCAGGGCCACGGACCCGATACGGCCTCCTCTGTGTGCCTCCTCCAGGTGCCAGGCTTGGCGGGAGGCTCCTGGGAGCTGAACCCCCTTTGAGGTCACACCTGCGGTTTCCGCAGCCCCCACACGCACCTCCGTGGCCAGAGCCCTCCCCGAGTCCTGCGTGCGGCTGCCTCCCCAGGGGCATCCCTGCGGCCAGCTGTCTGCGAGAAACAGGGAAGGTCAGGGTGGGGTGTCGACtgtctggggagagaggggagctcACTTTATTTCCAGACATTTGGGGTTGCTCACGAGGGACTGAGGCTGAAACCCAGGACAGCTGGGCTGGCAGGTTTTCGCATCCACACTCTGGTTCCTGACAACAGTACCCGATCCCAGGAAGCCCTGATCACTCCAGGATGCCTCGTACAGCCGGCACGCCTGTGGGGTGATTTCTCCCGCACAGAACACCTGCGCGGCACTGCGGGGGGCTGGCACTCCCTGCAGACCCGCTCCTGCGGTTTAAACAGGCCACCAGCAGGTGGCCGATGAACTAAGCACGGGCTACCTCGTAACCCACAGAGGAGATCACGCTCCGGGGGTGGTTCCTGGCATTCCTCTGGCATCTCACAGCTTTTAGGACACCTGCACTGTACGGTGTTTCATCTGATTACACAACCATCTTTTGTGCAAGCCAGGGCGTGTGTCATCACCTTCCGTTTACAAACAAGCACGTGAGGCTCTCAGAGGTGAAAAGACTTGCCCacagagcctcccctcccccgcacGTGGCAGAGGACCAGGCTCCAACATCCTTGGGGCCCAAAGTGAGTCAGTCCCTCGTCAGCTGCACATGGGAGGATGGGTCCCGGTTTCTCCATTGGGTCAGATCAGCAACATTTTAAGATGTGAGCTGAGACTCGACAACTCCAGGGCCGGTACAGTCCAAGAGCAGCCCGTGGGCCAGCAGTGCCAGCATCTCCTGGAAGCTCATTAGGAAAGCAGAATCTCAGGTCAACTCAGACCTACGGAGTCAGTGTCAGCCCTTTGACAAGATCCTGGAGACTCGGAGAGTTTGAGGAGCCCTGTGTCCCCCCACTGCGGTGGCTGGAAAAGTTCCACATGAGGGAAGCAGCCTCAGTGGGGAGGGCTCGGAGAAAAGAACCTTCCACCCGATTGCTTCCTGATAACCGCAGGAAATGTGGGCTTATCTGTCTAGCTTCCTTCTCTGAAAATGGCCCCGACCTTTCTCCTTTCATCCCCAGCTCCCTGCAGAAACACTCTTAACCTAGAGGCACATCTCCTCAGTTGACTAAAGGTCTTTTCCTCTCCGGCATTCACTTCAATAAAAGCACAAACATGGAAGATGTGATTTTAGTTTGCCTCGATGTCTGGGCATCCTAAAGTCTGTTTTACAGGACTCCCAATTCggtaggggattaaaaggtaccaACTATTAGGTATGAaaaaagctacaaggatgtatagTACAACGTGGGGAATAGCGCCAATactttacaataactataaatggagtataaacccTTTAAAAGTTGTGGATCACTATACCacacacctgtaacttacataatattgtacaactatatttcaataaaaaaaaagcctcttccaaaaaaaaaaaaaagaattcccaaTTTGAGTTGTGACAAGGAGTTGTAACTTCCTACATAAAGTCTGTGATGTGAACATTGGCCTCTCCTGTTTTTGAGAAAGCAAGTCCCTTCAACCCTCCAATGGTGTGCAGGGCTGCAACGACACACCCAGTCACAGCTCTGTGTAGCCACAGGGAGCACGCAGTTTACAATCGGATTTTTTTAGGGGGTGATCTAAGCTTTATTACAGAAATTGGGCGAGGTTTTAACTGGCTTCTCTAATCAAGCCATGCTGATCCCCACTGCGCCCCACCGTTCTCCATCTGATGCAGCTGTCACCAGATTCCTCTCATGATTCCTCCCAGAGACTTCTCACAGGAAGACAATGAGCTGGAATCAAGGTGTGATGTCTTTCGTGTTTAATCTGCTTCCTtgactttgcatttttttcctcccctgacCTTTTAACTACCACCGAGCTCGGTTCCTCTGGTGGTGTTCTCGGCACGCTTGGTTAACGGTGCCGGGCCTGCCCTAAGTGGCCAGCGGGGCCCGTCTGGCCCCAGGGTGGGCGTGGCCATGCTGAGGACACACGTTCAGGGCAGCAGCCCGGGAGGCCCTCTCTCAGGCTGCACGGGTGGCGGATGCGGGGATAGAACATTTCGTCTTCGCTCCAGCAAATCCCCCATCGAGAAAGGGCACTCACTTCTTTTAGCCCCTTTTTAGAGGCAGAGGCATAATCTTCTACTAGTTCAAAGAAAGGCAAACTCGTAATTACAAAATGAATACACTCAGGGCTACTTTACTGTTAAATACATCATTACTGAATACTTGCTTTTCTGTATGACTAAAAGCAGGCCATTATTCCTCTCTTGCTTTGGGACAACCCACGGCCCTCTCAAAGTTTCTAAACCTATTTGTTTGAGTTGCGACAGAGTCATAACTCAGTCTGCTTTCAGGAGCTGTTCAGAAGAGGCACAGTAAGTGGTTTCTAGTGATTTCTGGCTGGTCCACGAAGCCATGGGTTTAAGGCAACACTGAGAACTGCCCAGGCCTGGGTTCCAGTTCTGGGCTCCAGGCTCCCACATGCTTTGCTTCCAGAATCTGCTCTGAGTCCTTTCCACTGAGACATGTGAGGCTGGCCTTGTGAATCAATCCAAGCTGCATCAGTGCCCCTTCCTCTAGAATCAGTCCGCCAATTTACAACCTGGTCTTTTAAAGGAGCCAGTCCAAATTCCCTCTGAACATTAGACCAGTTTGGACCCTCACACCTCCAACTGGTAACTTCACAGCAACGTAATGGtagaatctcagaaaattctgatCTGAGTATAAAACTCCATTCCCAAACCTCCTTGCCCCTTGGACCTGATGGTTTCAGTTATCCTGCAACTTCTAAGCGCAACTCCAGAACAGGATTGAGGTTTGTAGGAGACAGTAAATGGGACATAGTCATTGTATGAGGAGGGTGCATGTTTGGTGGGGTTGGGGTaaggtggggaagagggcagtAGAGATGGAGTAAATAGCCCTGgactttcacattttttccacCTCTGGGACTGGTAAAAGATAAATTCCCAGGGCCCTACCTGGTCACCTTGGCCAGAATTCTTCACTGAGTTTTTTTCTGGATAGATCTGATTtgggccagcagcagcaggcccATACACAGTCACGGAGAGCCTCGGCTCTGGGTGACCATGAGACCCAAGGATTGACACAGATGAGGTCCCAGGGCCAACACAGACCATCTGGCTCCTGAGGGGGCCGGAGGACCCCTGCTGTACATTGTGGTAGATGGCTGAAATCAGGGTTTCCGGCTTCTTTTTGAAAGGGTGGTCATGCCAGTGAGAAGATACGGTCCACAAAGCTGACACAGTGCCTTGATTTTGACGGCCACGTTGCCGGATATTCAGATCCAAGCAACTATAAAACCAAAGGAGGGAAGGTCTTGGATTGGAGAGGGAATGAGTAATCAAGTCTTTGCAATGAGCATCGCCCTGCGGGGGGGGGAGGTAAGCTACAGAAAGCAACCAGTTACCCAGCTGCATGGACCTGTCCTCAGCCCCGACTCGGGAGGGATAACAGACCAACAGACTTTTCCCACTTCCACCCTTTCTGGGGACTTAGAACAGGCCATCTCTGGAAGATGCTGCCCTCTCTAGTCTCATATAAAGGAGTTCCTGGGGTTGCCCGGCGAGAGGCGGAGGAAAGGTGTTCACCACTCCGAGGGGAGAGAGTTACGCTCCTGGCCCCACCAAGACAGTGGGTGACCCTGGGGCTTCTCGGCACTGTGTCCCTGGCCCGGCCCAGCGCCCGCCGCCGGGGCAGCCCAGCACCGGCAGCGCTCCGGAGAGCAGCCCCAGGGCCGGCCGGCATCCCGGAGGCGCCTACCTGTATCTCTGCTTCACCGACTGCTTCTCCGCCGACTTGCAGACGTGGCCCGCGTAGTAGAGCGGGAAGAATAAAAAGTTCCAGTTGGTGGCAAACCACGTGAGCGTGAAGGGGGCATCGAACTTGCCGAAGGTCAGCTTGGCGAGCTGCGTGGCGCCCGCCCAGGAGGAGCACACGCACAGCACCACCGCCACGCCCCAGAAGGTCTTCCGCAGCCGCGCGCGGGAGCATCGCCAGCAGCGGCGGCCCGCTCTCCCGCCGGCCTCCGCCCCCGCCGGCGCCGGGGCCTCCGCCGGGCCCGGGGGGTCCCGGGGGCGCTCCTCccctgggggaagagaaggggcGGTTAACGGGGGCCTCCACACCGTCCCGGAGGGCGGCCAGGACCCAGGGgtgagcaggagcaggagggcaaCCACCCCACTGCCATTGTCATAGCCGGccaccctggggaggggagggggaggtgggggatgggggggcgTGGAGGCAGCTTCAGAACttcaaaaacattgaaaaaaaatacaaaggagcttatttacaaaacagaaatagactcacaaagaaaaaaaacttatggttataGGGGGtggtgagtgggaagggataaactgggagtttgggatttacagatgctaattaatatatataaaatagataaacaataagtttctactgtacagcacagggaatcatattcaatatcttgtagtaacttctggtgaagaatatgagaacgaatgttATGTATGTTCccatgtgactgaagtattgggctgtacaccagaaactgacacaacattgtaaactgtacttcaataaaaacatactttaaaaaaagatgctaagaaagtagatcttaaaaattctcgtcacaggaaaaacaattttgtaactatgtatggggACAGATGTTGACTAGACCACCATGCATACACATAtggaatcagtatgctgtacacctgaaactaacaatgttAT
This genomic interval from Camelus ferus isolate YT-003-E chromosome 11, BCGSAC_Cfer_1.0, whole genome shotgun sequence contains the following:
- the SLC35F3 gene encoding putative thiamine transporter SLC35F3 isoform X2, translating into MKKHSARVAPLSACNSPVLTLTKVEGEERPRDPPGPAEAPAPAGAEAGGRAGRRCWRCSRARLRKTFWGVAVVLCVCSSWAGATQLAKLTFGKFDAPFTLTWFATNWNFLFFPLYYAGHVCKSAEKQSVKQRYSCLDLNIRQRGRQNQGTVSALWTVSSHWHDHPFKKKPETLISAIYHNVQQGSSGPLRSQMVCVGPGTSSVSILGSHGHPEPRLSVTVYGPAAAGPNQIYPEKNSVKNSGQGDQGMLSIFWRQWLDFEGVCYQGSTLWCSLDTHKLPVLTCNKDNKHHGCLRVVLLQQSFCVLALMDCSQGQVHGREDRGRHPCHRWHRDDDLCGRLPQPLRHRHSPGGGLRIHVCPVQGPVQAPPGQCQVWRSRLISVCAGGI